The Bartonella birtlesii IBS 325 genome has a window encoding:
- a CDS encoding accessory factor UbiK family protein, translating into MRNGSNRILDELAKLATDAADFAQAIRREAGTAFRLQAEKIANKLDLVSREEFETFKEMVLKAHTDNADFKRRLDDLEKNTDTEEVK; encoded by the coding sequence ATGCGTAATGGATCAAACCGTATTCTTGATGAATTGGCAAAATTAGCAACGGATGCTGCTGACTTTGCGCAAGCTATACGACGTGAAGCTGGAACAGCTTTTCGTTTGCAGGCTGAAAAAATAGCAAATAAACTTGATCTTGTCTCACGCGAAGAATTTGAAACCTTTAAGGAGATGGTACTGAAAGCGCATACTGACAATGCGGATTTTAAAAGGCGTCTTGATGATTTGGAAAAAAACACAGACACAGAAGAAGTAAAATAA
- the lgt gene encoding prolipoprotein diacylglyceryl transferase — translation MNNLVCPAIAFPSFLDPVIVRLGSLSLHWYGLGYIIGILFAWWYAQKLLKKTSLWYANHPPMSNQTIGDFVVWSAISVVVGGRLGQVFVWDPIYYFNHPSAIIAVWDGGMSFHGGLIGIIIAMILFARKNNINIRAMFDIIAAGAPIGICIVRICNFINQELWGNVTTQPWAVCFPLDPYYLPRHPSQLYEAFMEGFLLFIILFIVIFAFKALKRRGTVSGVFIIGYAIARSISEVYRAPQEDPEWFSTLFHSTGFTYGMALSLPMLLLGFYLLAQAFKDKSTKNDIPQRKN, via the coding sequence ATGAACAATCTTGTCTGTCCAGCCATTGCTTTTCCATCTTTTCTTGATCCGGTAATCGTCCGTTTAGGCTCCCTATCTCTCCACTGGTACGGACTTGGGTACATAATAGGTATTCTTTTTGCTTGGTGGTATGCGCAAAAATTATTAAAAAAAACATCTCTATGGTACGCAAATCACCCTCCCATGAGTAACCAGACAATTGGAGATTTTGTTGTCTGGTCTGCCATTAGTGTTGTTGTTGGTGGCCGTCTAGGACAAGTGTTTGTATGGGATCCTATTTATTACTTTAACCATCCAAGTGCTATCATCGCAGTGTGGGATGGGGGAATGTCTTTTCATGGTGGTCTCATTGGCATTATCATTGCAATGATTTTGTTTGCTCGTAAAAATAACATCAACATACGAGCAATGTTTGATATCATTGCTGCCGGTGCACCTATCGGTATCTGCATTGTACGGATATGTAACTTCATCAATCAAGAATTATGGGGCAACGTTACCACACAACCTTGGGCAGTTTGTTTTCCCCTAGATCCTTACTATTTACCACGCCATCCAAGCCAACTTTATGAAGCATTTATGGAAGGATTTCTTCTCTTCATAATTCTCTTCATTGTTATTTTTGCTTTCAAAGCATTAAAGCGCCGCGGTACCGTGTCAGGAGTATTTATTATAGGTTATGCAATAGCACGCAGCATCTCAGAAGTTTACCGTGCTCCTCAAGAAGATCCAGAATGGTTTTCTACTCTTTTCCATTCTACAGGCTTTACCTATGGCATGGCTTTATCTCTTCCCATGCTCCTTTTAGGATTTTATCTCCTCGCTCAAGCATTTAAAGACAAATCTACCAAAAATGACATCCCTCAAAGAAAAAATTAA